A single Pseudomonas brassicacearum DNA region contains:
- a CDS encoding nitrate reductase subunit alpha, protein MSHLLDQLRFFNRKQGEFSDGHGETRKESRDWENVYRSRWQYDKIVRSTHGVNCTGSCSWKIYVKNGLITWETQQTDYPRTRNDLPNHEPRGCPRGASYSWYIYSANRLKYPKIRKPLLKLWREARQTLPPVEAWASIVEDKAKADSYKSKRGMGGFIRSNWEEVNEIIAAANVYTVKEHGPDRVVGFSPIPAMSMVSYAAGSRYLSLIGGVCLSFYDWYCDLPPASPMVWGEQTDVPESADWYNSNYIIAWGSNVPQTRTPDAHFFTEVRYKGTKTVAITPDYSEVAKLTDLWLNPKQGTDAALAQAFNHVIFKEFHLDKPSAYFTEYAKRYTDLPVLVMLKPMLGAAPGAGYQPDRFLRASDLTDNLGQENNPEWKTIALDASGELVSPQGSIGYRWGEKGKWNILPREGGEGREIDLKLSLIGGDVAEVAFPYFAGEAQEYFQHVAGDAVQFRRVPVHSVVLADGSVAKVATVFDLSAANLAIDRGLGGANVAKDYDDASVPGTPAWQEQITGVSREKAIQIAREFADNADKTRGRSMIIVGAAMNHWYHMDMNYRGLINMLMLCGCVGQTGGGWAHYVGQEKLRPQCGWLPLAFGLDWNRPPRQMNGTSFFYGHSSQWRHEKMSMHDVLSPLADKSQFPEHALDYNIRAERAGWLPSAPQLNTNPLHICRDAAAAGMEPKDYVVKSLQDGSLRFACEQPDSPVNFPRNMFIWRSNLLGSSGKGHEYMLKYLLGTKNGVMNEDIGHSTECKPTEAEWVDEGAIGKLDLVTTLDFRMSSTCVYSDIVLPTATWYEKDDMNTSDMHPFIHPLSAAIDPAWESRSDWEIYKGIAKAFSAMSVGHLGVEKDLVTVPLMHDSVGELAQPFGGTDWKSAGVAPIPGKNAPNLHVVERDYPNIYKQFTSLGPMLEKLGNGGKGINWNTDTEVKFLGELNHKEVEAGISQGRPKIDSAIDAAEVILSLAPETNGHVAVKAWAALSEFTGIDHSHLAVSKEHEAIRFRDIQAQPRKIISSPTWSGLEDDHVSYNAGYTNVHESIPWRTITGRQQFYQDHPWMQAFGEQLMSYRPPVNTRTIAGVKGKRSNGETEIVLNWITPHQKWGIHSTYSDNLLMLTLSRGGPIVWLSEIDAKRAGIEDNDWIECFNVNGALTARAVVSQRVKEGMVMMYHAQERIVNVPGSETTKTRGGHHNSVTRVVLKPTHMIGGYAQQAYGFNYYGTVGCNRDEFVVVRKMVKVDWLDGSSGDDLPRPLPTDIEEN, encoded by the coding sequence GTGAGTCATTTATTGGATCAACTGCGGTTTTTCAACCGCAAGCAAGGCGAGTTTTCCGATGGTCACGGCGAGACCCGCAAGGAGTCCCGCGATTGGGAGAACGTCTACCGTTCGCGCTGGCAGTACGACAAGATCGTGCGGTCCACCCATGGGGTGAACTGCACCGGTTCGTGCTCGTGGAAAATCTACGTCAAGAACGGCCTGATCACCTGGGAAACCCAGCAGACCGACTATCCGCGCACCCGTAACGACCTGCCCAACCACGAACCACGCGGCTGCCCTCGCGGCGCGAGCTACAGCTGGTACATCTACAGCGCCAACCGGCTCAAGTACCCGAAAATTCGCAAGCCATTGCTCAAGCTGTGGCGCGAAGCCCGGCAGACCCTGCCGCCGGTGGAAGCCTGGGCCAGCATCGTCGAGGACAAGGCCAAGGCCGACTCCTATAAAAGCAAGCGCGGCATGGGCGGCTTCATCCGTTCCAACTGGGAAGAAGTCAACGAGATCATCGCCGCCGCCAACGTCTACACCGTCAAGGAACACGGCCCGGACCGGGTGGTGGGTTTCTCGCCGATCCCGGCCATGTCGATGGTCAGCTATGCCGCCGGCTCGCGTTACCTGTCGCTGATCGGTGGCGTGTGCCTGAGCTTCTACGACTGGTATTGCGACTTGCCGCCAGCGTCGCCGATGGTCTGGGGCGAGCAGACCGACGTGCCGGAATCGGCCGACTGGTACAACTCCAACTACATCATTGCCTGGGGCTCCAACGTCCCGCAGACCCGTACCCCTGACGCCCACTTCTTCACCGAGGTGCGCTACAAGGGCACCAAGACCGTGGCGATCACCCCGGACTATTCGGAAGTCGCCAAGCTTACCGACTTGTGGCTCAACCCTAAGCAGGGCACCGACGCCGCGTTGGCCCAGGCCTTCAACCATGTGATCTTCAAAGAATTTCACCTGGACAAGCCCAGCGCCTATTTCACCGAATACGCCAAGCGCTACACCGACCTGCCGGTACTGGTGATGCTCAAGCCGATGCTCGGCGCGGCGCCGGGTGCGGGTTACCAGCCGGACCGTTTCCTGCGGGCCAGCGACCTGACCGACAACCTTGGTCAGGAAAACAACCCGGAATGGAAAACCATCGCCCTGGATGCCAGCGGCGAACTGGTTTCGCCCCAAGGCTCCATCGGCTATCGCTGGGGTGAGAAGGGCAAGTGGAACATCCTGCCCCGTGAAGGCGGCGAGGGTCGTGAGATCGACCTCAAGCTGAGCCTGATCGGCGGCGACGTCGCTGAGGTGGCGTTCCCGTACTTCGCCGGCGAAGCCCAGGAGTACTTCCAGCACGTGGCCGGTGACGCGGTGCAGTTCCGGCGGGTGCCGGTGCACAGCGTGGTACTGGCCGATGGCAGCGTGGCGAAAGTCGCCACGGTGTTCGACCTGTCGGCGGCCAACCTGGCGATCGACCGTGGCCTGGGCGGCGCCAACGTTGCCAAGGACTATGACGACGCTTCGGTACCCGGCACCCCGGCCTGGCAGGAGCAGATCACCGGTGTGAGTCGCGAGAAGGCGATCCAGATCGCCCGCGAGTTCGCCGACAACGCCGACAAGACCCGTGGACGCTCGATGATCATCGTCGGTGCGGCGATGAACCACTGGTACCACATGGACATGAACTACCGCGGGCTGATCAACATGCTCATGCTCTGCGGTTGCGTCGGCCAGACCGGCGGCGGTTGGGCCCACTATGTCGGCCAGGAAAAACTCCGTCCGCAATGCGGCTGGCTGCCCCTGGCCTTTGGCCTGGACTGGAACCGTCCGCCACGGCAGATGAACGGCACCAGCTTCTTCTACGGGCACAGTTCGCAATGGCGCCACGAGAAGATGAGCATGCACGATGTGCTCTCGCCCCTGGCCGACAAATCGCAATTCCCCGAGCACGCCCTGGACTACAACATCCGCGCCGAACGGGCCGGCTGGTTGCCGAGCGCACCGCAGCTCAACACCAACCCGCTGCACATCTGCCGCGATGCCGCCGCCGCGGGCATGGAGCCCAAGGACTACGTGGTCAAGTCGCTGCAGGACGGTTCCCTGCGCTTTGCCTGCGAGCAACCGGACAGCCCGGTGAACTTCCCGCGCAACATGTTTATCTGGCGTTCCAACCTGCTGGGCTCCTCGGGCAAGGGCCACGAGTACATGCTCAAGTACCTGCTGGGCACCAAGAACGGCGTGATGAACGAAGACATCGGCCATAGCACCGAGTGCAAGCCCACCGAAGCCGAATGGGTCGACGAGGGCGCCATTGGCAAGCTCGATCTGGTGACCACCCTGGACTTCCGCATGTCCTCGACCTGCGTGTATTCGGACATCGTCTTGCCGACCGCTACCTGGTACGAAAAAGACGACATGAACACTTCGGACATGCACCCGTTCATTCACCCACTGTCGGCCGCCATCGATCCGGCCTGGGAATCGCGTTCGGACTGGGAAATCTACAAGGGCATCGCCAAGGCGTTTTCCGCCATGTCGGTCGGCCACCTGGGTGTCGAGAAAGACCTGGTCACCGTACCGCTGATGCACGACAGCGTCGGCGAACTGGCCCAGCCATTCGGCGGCACCGACTGGAAAAGCGCCGGTGTGGCGCCGATCCCGGGCAAGAACGCGCCGAACCTGCACGTGGTGGAACGCGACTACCCGAACATCTACAAACAGTTCACCTCCCTGGGCCCGATGCTGGAAAAACTCGGCAACGGCGGCAAGGGCATCAACTGGAACACCGACACTGAAGTTAAATTCCTTGGCGAGCTGAACCACAAGGAAGTCGAGGCAGGTATCAGCCAAGGGCGGCCGAAGATCGACAGCGCCATCGACGCTGCCGAAGTGATCCTGTCCCTGGCGCCGGAAACCAACGGCCATGTCGCGGTGAAAGCCTGGGCAGCGCTGTCGGAATTCACTGGCATCGACCACAGCCACCTGGCCGTCTCCAAGGAGCACGAGGCGATTCGCTTCCGTGACATCCAGGCCCAGCCGCGCAAGATCATTTCCAGCCCGACCTGGTCTGGCCTGGAAGACGATCACGTGAGCTACAACGCCGGCTACACCAACGTCCACGAGTCGATCCCATGGCGCACCATCACCGGTCGCCAGCAGTTCTACCAGGATCACCCATGGATGCAGGCGTTCGGCGAGCAACTGATGAGCTATCGGCCACCGGTCAACACCCGCACCATCGCCGGCGTGAAGGGCAAGCGCAGCAATGGCGAGACCGAGATCGTCCTGAACTGGATCACCCCGCACCAGAAGTGGGGCATCCACAGCACCTACAGCGACAACCTGCTGATGCTCACCTTGAGCCGTGGCGGACCGATTGTCTGGCTCTCGGAAATCGACGCCAAGCGCGCCGGTATCGAGGACAACGACTGGATCGAATGCTTCAACGTCAACGGCGCGCTGACAGCCCGTGCGGTGGTCAGCCAACGGGTCAAGGAAGGCATGGTGATGATGTATCACGCCCAGGAACGGATCGTGAACGTGCCGGGTTCGGAAACCACCAAGACCCGTGGCGGCCACCACAACTCGGTGACCCGCGTGGTGCTCAAGCCCACCCACATGATTGGCGGCTACGCCCAACAGGCCTACG